Proteins encoded together in one Lysinibacter cavernae window:
- a CDS encoding LysR family transcriptional regulator, translating into MPPPRLPALDDLDLRALRVIDALSRTGSITAAAAELQFSQPAVSQQLKRLETKLGLAVIERAGRGVRLTEAGEVLARHARVIVAELEHAVSGLAELSGLRSGRLRLASFPSASAVIVPELLKRIRAEHPGLATSYRELEPPQAIDAVRQGDLDVALTFSYPGDGVGLIGESLPGLRVEHLWREEMFVALPANHPLAGEARVSLAQLSDETWIAGCPRCRGHLVAAAESSGFTPRISHETDNIVAVMSMVAASLAVALVPRLAVAAAQSLPAEAVVLPIREDNHRILSLVSPLSAGDAPAVAAAREACRQLDPAMWHLEYAHQPATPRSHR; encoded by the coding sequence ATGCCACCACCAAGACTCCCAGCCCTCGACGATCTTGACCTGCGCGCGCTGAGAGTTATCGATGCGCTCAGTCGTACCGGCTCCATCACCGCTGCCGCCGCAGAACTGCAGTTCAGCCAGCCAGCGGTGAGCCAGCAGCTAAAGCGGCTCGAAACAAAACTCGGGCTCGCCGTGATCGAGCGTGCTGGCAGGGGAGTGCGCCTCACCGAAGCCGGAGAGGTGCTGGCGCGTCACGCCCGCGTCATCGTTGCCGAACTTGAGCACGCCGTGAGCGGCCTCGCCGAGCTCTCCGGACTCCGCAGCGGGCGCCTGCGGCTCGCGTCGTTCCCGTCGGCATCCGCTGTCATTGTTCCCGAGCTGTTGAAACGCATCAGGGCCGAGCATCCTGGCCTCGCAACAAGCTACCGAGAGCTTGAGCCGCCCCAGGCGATTGATGCCGTCCGCCAGGGAGACCTCGATGTTGCGCTCACCTTCAGCTATCCGGGTGATGGGGTTGGACTCATCGGAGAATCCCTCCCAGGCCTCCGCGTTGAGCACCTCTGGCGCGAAGAAATGTTTGTCGCGCTGCCAGCCAATCACCCGCTCGCCGGCGAGGCGCGGGTCTCGCTTGCGCAGCTGTCCGACGAGACCTGGATTGCCGGCTGCCCACGTTGCAGGGGGCACCTCGTTGCGGCGGCCGAGTCGAGCGGTTTTACGCCGAGGATCAGCCACGAAACCGATAACATCGTCGCCGTCATGAGCATGGTTGCCGCCTCCCTCGCCGTGGCTCTTGTGCCCCGCCTCGCCGTAGCCGCCGCGCAGTCGTTGCCAGCTGAGGCTGTCGTGCTGCCCATCCGAGAGGATAACCACCGCATCCTGAGCCTCGTCTCGCCGCTCAGCGCCGGCGATGCGCCAGCCGTTGCGGCCGCGCGCGAAGCCTGCCGACAGCTTGACCCTGCCATGTGGCACCTCGAATACGCGCATCAGCCAGCAACCCCTAGGAGTCACCGATGA
- a CDS encoding aminotransferase class V-fold PLP-dependent enzyme, which translates to MNQDNTAGGDAASTLSITKAATHFSAPAGYLSACTMGLPTRETLAALRADLDSWERAETSAASYGDLVQESRELYAKIVGTTASNVATGSQTSTLVGTVASNVPDGAKILCVDGDFSSVAHPFVQQAHRGVTVRYAPADQLAEHITPDTHMVTFSLVQSATGSIARSADIVAAAQRNNALTLCDLTQATGWLPVNADDFDLTVCHTYKWLCIPRGVAFMTVSPELQQRYHAPNAGWYSSENVWGACYAPTMPLASDARRFDVSPAWQAWVGAREALSFFASLDMDEVRDHNVALGNELCRGLGITEANQAIVAWPDADGSRLAALKDAGITASGRAGRVRVAFHLWNTSDDVNAVLAAVLDAVD; encoded by the coding sequence ATGAATCAGGACAACACGGCGGGCGGCGACGCAGCATCCACCCTCAGCATCACCAAAGCGGCAACCCATTTCAGCGCGCCGGCCGGGTATCTGTCCGCCTGCACCATGGGACTGCCAACCCGCGAAACGCTTGCCGCCCTCCGCGCAGACCTCGACAGCTGGGAGCGCGCAGAAACCTCAGCAGCTTCGTACGGCGACCTGGTCCAGGAGAGCCGCGAACTCTACGCCAAGATCGTTGGCACCACGGCGAGCAACGTTGCGACCGGATCACAAACCTCAACCCTCGTCGGCACAGTCGCCTCAAACGTTCCGGATGGCGCCAAGATCCTCTGCGTTGACGGCGATTTCAGCTCGGTCGCGCATCCGTTTGTGCAGCAGGCCCACCGCGGAGTCACCGTTCGTTACGCTCCGGCAGACCAACTTGCCGAACACATCACCCCAGACACCCATATGGTCACGTTCTCGCTTGTGCAATCGGCAACTGGCAGCATCGCCCGTAGCGCCGACATCGTTGCGGCCGCCCAACGCAATAACGCACTGACCCTGTGCGATCTCACACAGGCGACCGGCTGGCTGCCGGTCAACGCCGACGATTTTGACCTCACCGTATGCCACACGTATAAGTGGCTGTGCATCCCCCGCGGCGTCGCGTTCATGACGGTGAGCCCCGAGCTTCAGCAGCGCTATCACGCGCCAAACGCGGGCTGGTATTCCTCCGAAAACGTCTGGGGCGCCTGCTACGCACCAACCATGCCGCTCGCATCCGACGCCCGCCGCTTTGATGTCTCGCCAGCCTGGCAGGCCTGGGTTGGGGCGCGCGAGGCGCTCAGCTTCTTTGCGAGCCTCGATATGGACGAGGTCCGCGATCACAACGTCGCGCTCGGCAACGAGCTGTGCCGGGGCCTTGGCATCACGGAGGCCAACCAGGCCATCGTTGCCTGGCCGGATGCCGATGGTTCACGCCTCGCAGCGCTCAAGGATGCCGGCATCACCGCATCCGGTAGGGCCGGTCGCGTCAGGGTCGCGTTCCACCTCTGGAACACGTCAGACGATGTGAACGCAGTGTTGGCCGCTGTCTTGGATGCCGTGGACTAG
- a CDS encoding VanZ family protein, translating into MFHRHPILSLLTLGYLAVVGWITLGPQPLDDNSVGFVWQAIAFFDRYEATAWIGYNEAEFMANIAMFVPIGLFFLLLFGRRFWWLSIILSCLLTVGIETAQLVIPGRVSDPRDLVANSAGAVLGVVLGLVLTIGERRKIAARSTQRARLASLA; encoded by the coding sequence ATGTTCCATCGCCATCCAATTCTCAGCCTGCTCACCCTTGGCTATCTTGCTGTTGTTGGCTGGATCACACTTGGCCCGCAGCCGCTTGATGACAACTCAGTCGGGTTTGTCTGGCAGGCCATTGCATTCTTTGATCGTTATGAGGCAACGGCGTGGATCGGCTATAACGAGGCCGAATTCATGGCAAACATCGCCATGTTTGTGCCGATTGGGCTCTTTTTCTTGTTGCTATTTGGCCGCCGTTTTTGGTGGCTGTCGATCATCCTGTCGTGCCTGCTCACGGTGGGCATCGAAACGGCGCAGCTCGTTATTCCCGGCAGGGTCTCTGACCCCCGCGACCTCGTGGCAAATTCAGCGGGGGCGGTGCTCGGCGTTGTCCTTGGGCTCGTGCTGACCATCGGCGAGCGGCGCAAAATTGCCGCGCGCAGTACCCAGCGGGCCCGTCTCGCGTCGCTGGCCTAG
- a CDS encoding RecQ family ATP-dependent DNA helicase, translating into MTESVPASPTQTSGLSSTHAEALAILQRLVGNPNAVFHDGQFEAISALVDDRRRALVVQRTGWGKSAVYFVATLLLRQRGAGPTILVSPLLALMRDQVASAAKAGVRAMSINSANAHEWDDVVRALDADEVDVLLVSPERLNNPKFRDTSLPELIRRVGLLVVDEAHCISDWGHDFRPDYRRLRDLIAQMPQGVPVLATTATANTRVVTDVAEQVGMSDSGAPVDVLTIRGPLARASLRLGVLTLPDSKARLAWLLSHINELPGSGIIYSLTVSAAEDTARLLRDAGHEVRAYTGQTDPADREALEAKLKNNEVKALVATSALGMGFDKPDLGFVVHLGAPSSPVAYYQQVGRAGRATEHADVLLLPGTEDEAIWQYFATASMPDEARASAVISALQTSEAPLSTPALEAQVNLRRTPLELLLKVLDVDGAVRRVQGGWVATGQPWVYDSERYMRIAAERVAEQQSMLEYERTNECRMEFLQRSLDDSTAAACGRCDRCAGPWYPTDVTGDAAAAASDSLNRVGVLLEPRAQWPSGMDKLGVVNNKIPSDGISSDVEGSKPLRGNIPPAQRMSEGRALARLTDLGWGGTLRSLFAQGTPDAPASEQMLRACVTVLSQWDWAERPAAVISIPSRSHPQLVRSTATGLATIGKLPYLGELSFANGGPTGEPGGNSAFRLANVWNRFSVGPELAEALAPFAGKPVLLVDDASDSRWTLTVCAKTLRDAGASAVLPFVLALR; encoded by the coding sequence ATGACGGAATCAGTGCCAGCATCCCCCACCCAAACCAGCGGCTTGAGCTCGACCCATGCCGAGGCCCTCGCCATCCTGCAGCGGCTCGTTGGCAATCCCAACGCGGTGTTTCATGACGGCCAGTTCGAGGCCATCAGCGCCCTCGTCGACGACCGAAGGCGCGCCCTTGTTGTGCAGCGCACCGGGTGGGGCAAATCGGCTGTCTACTTTGTGGCGACCCTGCTGCTTCGCCAGCGCGGGGCAGGCCCGACCATCCTGGTGTCCCCGCTGCTCGCGCTCATGCGCGACCAGGTTGCCTCCGCGGCAAAGGCCGGCGTGCGAGCCATGTCAATCAACTCGGCAAACGCCCACGAATGGGACGATGTCGTCCGCGCGCTCGATGCCGACGAGGTCGATGTGCTCCTGGTGTCCCCCGAGCGTCTGAACAACCCCAAGTTTCGCGACACAAGCCTGCCGGAGCTCATCCGCAGGGTTGGGCTGCTGGTGGTTGATGAGGCCCACTGCATCTCCGACTGGGGCCACGATTTCCGCCCAGACTATCGACGCCTTCGCGACCTCATCGCCCAGATGCCGCAGGGGGTTCCCGTGCTCGCCACCACGGCGACCGCGAATACCCGAGTGGTGACCGACGTCGCCGAGCAGGTTGGCATGAGCGATTCCGGGGCGCCGGTAGACGTACTGACGATACGTGGACCGCTGGCACGGGCCTCACTTCGCCTCGGCGTGCTCACCCTGCCAGATTCCAAGGCCCGCCTGGCGTGGCTCCTCAGCCACATCAACGAGTTGCCGGGCAGCGGCATCATCTACTCACTGACCGTTTCGGCAGCCGAAGACACCGCGAGGCTGCTGCGCGATGCCGGCCACGAGGTCCGCGCCTACACCGGCCAGACCGACCCAGCCGACCGAGAAGCGCTCGAAGCAAAGCTGAAAAACAACGAGGTGAAAGCCCTTGTTGCAACGAGCGCCCTCGGCATGGGTTTTGATAAACCAGACCTCGGATTTGTCGTCCACCTCGGGGCCCCGTCCTCGCCGGTTGCCTATTATCAGCAGGTCGGCCGAGCCGGAAGAGCAACGGAACACGCCGACGTACTCTTGCTGCCTGGCACCGAAGACGAAGCCATCTGGCAGTACTTCGCCACCGCCTCAATGCCAGACGAAGCGAGGGCATCCGCTGTCATCTCGGCGCTGCAGACGAGCGAGGCTCCGCTTTCGACACCCGCGCTGGAGGCCCAGGTCAACCTGCGCCGCACCCCGCTCGAACTGCTCCTCAAGGTGCTCGATGTTGACGGCGCCGTGCGGCGGGTTCAGGGTGGATGGGTGGCCACCGGCCAGCCGTGGGTCTACGACAGCGAGCGCTACATGCGCATCGCCGCCGAGCGCGTGGCCGAGCAACAATCGATGCTCGAATACGAACGCACCAACGAATGCCGCATGGAGTTCTTGCAGCGCTCACTCGACGATTCAACGGCCGCCGCTTGCGGCAGGTGCGACCGCTGCGCTGGCCCCTGGTATCCCACCGATGTCACCGGCGACGCCGCGGCGGCCGCTAGCGACTCCCTCAACAGGGTTGGCGTGCTGCTTGAACCTCGCGCGCAATGGCCAAGCGGCATGGATAAGCTCGGCGTTGTTAACAACAAAATCCCAAGCGACGGAATCTCGAGCGATGTTGAGGGCAGCAAGCCGCTGCGGGGCAATATCCCTCCCGCCCAGCGCATGTCAGAAGGCAGGGCCCTTGCGAGACTCACAGACCTCGGCTGGGGCGGCACGCTCCGCAGCCTCTTTGCGCAGGGAACTCCCGATGCGCCAGCGAGCGAGCAGATGCTCAGGGCCTGCGTCACCGTGCTCTCGCAGTGGGACTGGGCCGAACGCCCAGCCGCGGTCATCAGCATCCCCTCGCGCAGCCACCCCCAGCTTGTTCGGTCGACCGCGACGGGGCTCGCCACAATCGGAAAGCTGCCGTACCTTGGTGAACTCTCTTTCGCCAACGGCGGCCCTACTGGCGAGCCAGGCGGCAACAGCGCCTTCCGCCTCGCCAACGTCTGGAACAGGTTCAGCGTTGGACCAGAGTTGGCTGAGGCGCTCGCCCCGTTCGCGGGCAAACCGGTGCTGCTCGTCGACGACGCCTCCGACAGTCGATGGACCCTCACGGTCTGCGCAAAGACGCTTCGCGACGCTGGAGCCTCAGCGGTGCTGCCCTTTGTGCTCGCGCTGCGCTAA
- a CDS encoding DUF779 domain-containing protein — MNDTVAALTATVTIEGETEPRVAFTQEALELVLQLRDQHGPLMFHQSGGCCDGSSPMCYPLGDFITSDADVLLGEFAVASDTDSLPIPFYMSTEQFAYWKHTFLTVDVVPGRGSGFSLEAPEGKRFLIRSRLMES, encoded by the coding sequence ATGAACGATACCGTGGCGGCGCTGACCGCAACCGTGACCATCGAGGGAGAAACCGAACCCCGCGTGGCGTTCACCCAAGAGGCCCTTGAGCTGGTGCTGCAATTGCGTGACCAGCACGGGCCCCTCATGTTTCATCAGTCTGGCGGATGCTGCGACGGGAGCTCGCCCATGTGCTATCCGCTTGGTGATTTCATCACGAGCGATGCCGATGTACTGCTGGGGGAGTTTGCGGTGGCATCGGATACCGACTCGCTCCCGATTCCGTTTTACATGTCAACCGAGCAATTCGCGTACTGGAAGCACACCTTTTTGACGGTTGATGTTGTGCCCGGCAGGGGTAGCGGATTTTCGCTCGAAGCACCTGAGGGCAAACGGTTTCTCATTCGTTCGCGCCTCATGGAGTCCTAG
- the exaC gene encoding acetaldehyde dehydrogenase ExaC, translating to MTVYSAPGTPGSLITFKPRYEHWIGGEWVAPVKGQYFEDISPVNGKPFTEVARGTAEDIDAALDAAHKAAPAWGKTTAAERAAVLHRIADRIEANLEMLAVAETWDNGKSIREPLNADLPLAADHFRYFASLIRAQEGEFTQIDNNTVAYHFAEPLGVVGQIIPWNFPILMAVWKLAPALAGGNTVVLKPAEQTPVSILVLIELLADILPPGVVNVVNGFGVEAGKPLASSPRIRKIAFTGETTTGRLILQYASANIIPSTVELGGKSPNIVFESVAEKNDAFYDKAQEGFTLFAFNQGEVCTCPSRSLIQKSIYDSFLGDAIERTKKAVQGNPLDTNTQVGAQASNDQLEKILSYIDIGKQEGAKLLLGGERVDLGGDLSGGYYVAPTIFEGQNKMRLFQEEIFGPVVAVTSFTDYDDAISLANDTLYGLGAGVWSRNGNEAYRAGRDIQAGRVWVNNYHAYPAGAAFGGYKSSGIGRENNKLALDHYQQTKNLLVSYSETAQGFF from the coding sequence ATGACCGTGTATTCGGCCCCAGGAACCCCCGGTTCCCTCATCACGTTTAAGCCCCGCTACGAGCACTGGATTGGTGGCGAATGGGTTGCCCCCGTGAAGGGGCAGTACTTTGAAGACATCTCGCCGGTCAACGGCAAGCCCTTCACCGAAGTAGCGCGTGGCACGGCAGAAGACATCGACGCGGCCCTCGACGCCGCACACAAGGCAGCGCCGGCGTGGGGAAAGACCACCGCGGCCGAGCGCGCTGCCGTGCTGCACCGCATCGCCGACCGCATCGAAGCCAACCTTGAGATGCTGGCCGTGGCCGAAACATGGGACAACGGCAAGTCCATTCGCGAGCCGCTCAACGCCGACCTTCCGCTCGCCGCTGATCACTTCCGTTACTTCGCAAGCCTCATCAGGGCCCAAGAGGGTGAGTTTACGCAGATCGACAACAACACGGTTGCGTACCACTTTGCTGAGCCGCTCGGCGTTGTTGGGCAGATCATCCCGTGGAACTTCCCTATTCTGATGGCGGTCTGGAAACTGGCCCCCGCACTGGCCGGCGGAAACACCGTCGTGCTCAAGCCAGCGGAGCAGACGCCCGTCAGCATCCTTGTGCTCATCGAGTTGCTTGCCGACATCCTGCCGCCAGGGGTGGTCAACGTTGTGAACGGCTTCGGCGTTGAAGCAGGAAAGCCGCTCGCATCGAGCCCGCGCATCCGCAAGATTGCGTTCACCGGCGAGACAACAACGGGTCGGCTCATCCTGCAATATGCGAGCGCCAACATCATCCCGAGCACCGTTGAGCTTGGCGGCAAGAGCCCCAACATCGTATTTGAGTCGGTCGCCGAGAAGAACGACGCGTTCTACGACAAAGCCCAAGAAGGATTCACCCTCTTTGCCTTCAACCAGGGCGAGGTGTGCACCTGCCCGTCGAGGTCGCTTATCCAGAAGTCGATCTACGATTCGTTCCTCGGCGACGCCATCGAGCGCACCAAGAAGGCTGTGCAGGGCAACCCGCTCGACACCAACACGCAGGTGGGAGCCCAGGCTTCCAACGACCAGCTTGAGAAGATTCTCAGCTACATCGATATTGGCAAGCAGGAGGGCGCAAAACTGCTGCTGGGCGGCGAGCGAGTTGACCTCGGCGGCGACCTCAGCGGCGGCTACTACGTTGCGCCAACAATTTTCGAGGGACAGAACAAGATGCGCCTGTTCCAGGAGGAGATCTTCGGGCCGGTTGTTGCCGTCACCAGCTTCACCGATTACGACGACGCCATCTCACTCGCAAACGACACCCTCTACGGGCTCGGGGCCGGCGTGTGGTCGCGCAACGGCAACGAGGCCTACCGGGCCGGCCGCGACATCCAGGCAGGGCGCGTGTGGGTGAATAATTACCACGCGTATCCAGCTGGCGCTGCCTTTGGTGGGTACAAGAGCTCCGGCATCGGCCGCGAGAACAACAAGCTCGCGCTCGATCACTACCAGCAGACAAAGAACCTGCTGGTGAGCTACAGCGAAACCGCGCAGGGCTTCTTCTAA